Sequence from the Castanea sativa cultivar Marrone di Chiusa Pesio chromosome 12, ASM4071231v1 genome:
TCTTATTCTCCCGAACTTTTATAGTACACAACATATTGTGCTTATTAGCATACAAAATATAACATACGACGAGTACATATTATCAATAATACAAAGTCCTATACTCCCGAACTTTTATTTAACACAACATATTgtgcttattcttcttcttcttctggtttttttttgctaaaacatATCATGCTATTTCATATGAATCATGCTATAGTCTTTTTTTCCAGCTCCTCCTGCATTAGATATGCATCAATTTCTGCGGTCACATCAATTCCAAACTGAAGCATTGCATTTGGATCAGGAACGTCTACATTTAGTTTCTCATATATTAAAGTCCAACGGACCAAACTCCCCTCGTCTTTTGGAATGGCTTgaacaataaatttgaaactctGGTAAGTCTCCTTGAGTACTCCTCCAATCACATTGTATGTGACTGACTGGTTTTCGTTATCCACCTTTTCAAGTATCTCCCTAGACATTACAGCTTTCCCATCTACAgtctcaaacaaaaacaatcaattgtaaaaacattaaaacaagAATGGGCATGATAAACTTCACCCTTTTATATTCTTGCccactttaatatatatatatatatatatatatatatatatatatatatatataatgtagtTTTCCATACATGTTAGACACGTTTTAAACATACTATTGGCCAAATAcgtacatatataataaaagtaaatacCCACACAACACACACTTATCAATCAAATCCGCATAGATCAaggatatataaaaataaaattataaatatatgctaTAATAATACAGTATATACACAAATACTGGTAAGAGAGAGAATTGTTTTAGGGATGGTAGTAGAgtatgtatataaatatgatatttataagatagattaaattatatgtaaataaattaaatatatatatatatatatatatatattaaatcaaaGATATCTATAAACATTTGGAATTGAACAGGATATGGTGAGCAAAGGACTAAGGAAAATCTCCAAGGAAACCTCACTTTCTTAGAGACAAAAGGCATTCCTTAATAGTTTgttcagttttgtttttagacTCAGTATCATTTGCTCTTTTACCTTTGCGACTTCTTATCCTTTTCTCAGATTCAACTGTGGTTATGTTTGAAGAAGTTCTTTGGATTTGTTggattatcaataaaaaatttcattttttgggcTTGGTATTGAAGGACGTGCATATATattctaataattttaaatacGAAAGCAAAtccctattatatatattttttctcatttcaaCCCGCCTTGatagaattttagttttaagGTGATAactttaagtaaaaaaaattttcggtttatttgtgtgattttcacttaatttttgtgttatatattgtttttggctaataaaaattttttaaaagaaaatcctTTACAAGTAGTCGGCAAATTCACTTAAAATCAAATTAAGAATAGAGTTTTTAACAACAATTGTATATAAAGCATATtaagcaaaacataaaataaatttacttATCTTAAATATGACCTTTGATAATAAGTTCAAGgtcaaaagagagaaaaaaatggtttGATGAAACTTGTTGACAAGagctacagtttttttttttttttttgttgagaagaagTGCGCGTATTAATAAAGTGACTagttgaaatatatattttttgagagagcaagagagaggAGTATTTTCTTTTGGGTCCCAttcaagttgaatttttttaaagtaatctATTGGTTCTAGGATTCGTGTAActtaattttagtttaaatcttatatattttttagtttttactattTTCCATTGCAGGTGGTACCTGTCGAAACCATTTTGATGAGTACAAATGACATTGGTTaacataacaattttttttcaataatgcTACGAACTCAAATTttcttacaacaaatttcacaattgttaaaGTGATCATCCGTAAACAATGGAGGCATGTGACACTCATGCATGTACCCACAACTTCAACAATGAtgatatttgttttgaaaaacataaaaactgTGTAAcagcattacttttttttttttttttttgccttaaccgatttctaagaaattaaatttatcaaaaggaatgaatatatttatttgagaTATTATATGAGTAAGAAAATTGGAGAGGCAATTGGCTGTTTTCCGTCAATAGATAAAGAAATTAAgcattgtattattattattattattattattattattattattattattattattattattattattattattattattattattattattataacaaaaatattaataataacaacaacaacaacacaacataagaattaaacaaattattaagttcttagggtttattatttattgtgataatgaaaatataaatagtggtttcaaGTAATTGTAGTAGTAGcagttgttattgttattgcaGTTTTAGTGGTAGTAATAatgataattaaataataaagaaatatctATCTTTCAAATTTTCCAGTCTTAACTATCTTTGTATTCAAGAATAATAATAGGGATGatgataacaacaacaaaaacgtaaaaattacaatattactAAATTCATAGggtttattattttctatgatAATGAAAATGTAAATAGTAGTTTGGAGTAATTGTTGTAGTAGTagcaataataatgaaaatgataatTGTTGTAGTAGCAgcaataataatgataatgattaaacttaaataaaagataggattactaattattattatagttctAACTTCTAACTTCTAGTACTAATACAAATAATACGACTAATtactaacaacaacaataagatatttattattccatgaattccagttagctcaactgataaagtctttgatggttgaataaaagatttagaGTTCAATCTTCTCCTACACGAACAATCGATtagtgttttggtctgatgataaagagttattattaagaatagatgtaataggttgaaactctctaaaaaaatatatatttattattcctACTATTAATAAagctaataaataaataataataatgatgatggtGGTATtagtagagagaaaaaagagattggataagagaaaataaatgcaaaaaatgGACATCAAGATTTCCcttggaagaaatttttttataaagaaaaataaaaattttgaaatccgCTTCTTTGGACATCAGAGTTCAACCCATCCTTTCAAGGTCCGGATGcacttttactcaaaaaaaaaaaaaaattggaataaaaaTCTTGAAGATTCGAATTCATTATACCTATTAATTGTTTCAAGAGAACCATAATTATTAACTTTCTTCGTCTATTAAGAAAAACTAGCGTATAATCTCgtgcatatatatatgagtacaattaaaaacaattttttttgagaagggaaTGCCATTCattcaattataataaaataaaatcctaatACAAAGCTTTCAAAACTGGTAAGGGAGAATCCTCCATCCAATACAAATCAAAATCTAAGTTTCTAATATATTGAGCTAAAACATGTGCTACCTTATTACCTCCTCTCTTAATCTTACTGGTTGTAACCCATTGTAAACCAATTAAAATATGGTATTagtttacatattttttaaactttatatttataaaatatgtaataatttctcgtattatatatataaaattggcAATATCCACAATATAAAGTTAACTAAAAATTTGGAGAGGAGGAGAATGTATATTATACAACGTAAAAGCTTTTCATGCAACCCTGAAATATAAAACGTTGAAGAATCCAAAGATACATGATGAAGATgaacaacaaattaaaaatcttaGTTAACTTACCAATGACAAAATACCAGCACGTGACAGAGCCCTCTCCTCCCCATTCACCTTCTTTTAAATCAATTTTCTGAAAATACTTGGGGCAAATTTTGGCTGTCTCATGTATTCTCTTGCTGTTAACCTCGTGGAACTTATAAGCAGGAGCCTTGGCCGCTACTTCGGTCTCTAGCCTACGGAATacaggcattttttttttcaagttaatGGTAGCAGCTAGGAACTCACTTctaaagttttgtttaaaaaaaaaagtagtatatCAAATATTGGGTCTGATCCAATCTATATATAGAAGACaaaaaagagaatgatgaaacgaaaaaaacaaaagagtgaGGACCCTTTTTCCATTTTAGGCGGCTGtggattttcttgatttgacAGTCTAACTGCTCTATTATTCTGTTCaggaccttttttttaaaagtcaaagTCTAATTCTACCAGTCTCCTCGTTTTCGTCAATAGATCTCTTTCATCgctttcaatttttaaattcttaaaagTACTGAAAGTCTTAAGAAGGGGTGAAAATTTTCCGCCCCCTCAAGATTAATCCGCCGCCGgcactttattttttgtttgtttagggATGGAAAAGGGTTGAATACTCCTTTGAAACGTGGAAAAGTGTGGAATTTTCAACCCCTCAAGATATGATCAGGGTGATTGATGGTTGTAAAATATAGTGGGTATCGCACTACCTAAGGGAAATGTTAATATTATCATGTCAGCCTATTAAGAAATTACTTTATATCACATCATTGTATTTTATGTCAGATTTTTTTGCCAGTCTTGGCATCCCATAATCTAACAGAATGATCCCATGATGCAGAATATATTGTTTCCTGCTGTGGCCATACCACAGAAGATACGCATTGTGGATGGCCTACAAGTATAGACACAGCCTCCGCcctaaaacataataataacaaaaattactttCCACAAAACATATAATTGGAGGGTAACATCTTAAATTTAAAACCTATTTATGAAAAGATTGTTAAAAGGAACAAAATCTACCTAAATCAAAGAACAAAaaggcaaacaaacaaaataataaatgaaattataatCAGAGTTCAACATGTAAGAATGTACAGCTCTATCgccttttcttaaaaaaaaaaagaatgttctACAGCTTTCCACAAGAAATAGTTTCTTTACAACTGTATCAATGAAAATACAAGCCTTTCAATGATTAAGTGACATCTCTCTAATTTGTGAAATTTACTCTGAATGCTTTGGGGACTGTATTTGTTTAGTGGTACTTTGAATATAAAACTTTGTGAGTTTGGTGAAAATGCAGATGGTCTTATGTGTATGATGATAAACTAGGCTTTAGGTACACTATTGCTTTACTGGTGTTGTTGGAAGTGCTTACAAGTCTTGAGGGCATATTCAGTGCAAAAGAGAATTGGAAATCAGCTTCTTGGATTACATTCGCAGGAATTAGTTGTGATAACTTATGTTCATTGCTTTTGACTTTTATGTTATGTTTGATAATGTCGTGGGCATGATTTTAGCTACTAAATTCAATTGCgtattcaattatttttattttcaactgtttagaaaatttgatattCGCAATTTGGCACATAATGGGAATTAGAATGTTCATTTGTGCATTTTATAGTGGTGGAAGAGTTCTGCAACTATTTGTCACAATTGGTCATTAATGTAAtgaagaacattttttttttttttttgcatgctTTCTAACATAATTAACTTTATCTCTTGTATAAAACCTTGACATTGAAGGACTTCTAGGAATATCTATTTGAATGTAAAAATGTTGACTTGGTGTAGCTTTTGAGGGTTTGAATGATTTGATTAGTTTTATTGATTAGTCTATGAGTCTGTAAACTTTAGAAGCAACACCAAGATTTTTGGGTTCCAACATTAAAGTTCAGAGTTGTCAAAATATGACTTGATTATTGATATTCAGTTATACTACTAGCTGAGGACAATagcaaaaacattttatttttaagcgTAGTATCATGTAATGTCTAAATTTCGGAGAGACTACTGCTATATGTGTTGGGCTTATGCCCTCATTGGATTCTCTGGTCTGACATATTTTgataatgtttttatttcatagatttggttgtttttaattagtttttttttctcccttacTAAGGAGATGCAAATAGTGCACTGGAGCAGAAGTCCGCCGACAATAGATTCAAGGGAAGAGAGAATCAAGTTATCTTTGTGTTTAAGAAATTCTATTAAGAGAAAAGATAGCATGGTCTAACCGTCTAAGGATGTTGAGTACTGTTCAACAATTGATAGTATCAAGATATGATATTTTGCACTCAATGTTGAactcaaatatttaaaatattagcAAAAATTGAGGTAAATACTAAGTCTTgaattttatttccttattgTTGTTAAACGTTagaactcaataaaaaaaatttaaaatttaaaatttgctTGAAATAAAAATCTAATGCATGTCAATTAGATGGTAATTTAGAACATTGATCTTCTATGGATTTCTTTGGCTGATGAAAATTCCGAGGTTCCTTTGGCTTTCCTCAGTGAGGTAATAGCTTCAAAAACTTGTAGTGAACCTATAATGAACACATTACAGCCTATGCTGACATATATCTTTATTGGTGTTTCAAGGGATGATATGTTGCCAAGGgaatttattctttttcatgTAGAAGCTCAATTAGATGGAGCTAACATGAAACTTGACCAGTACAAGGATATCCGTTAATCGTGAGACTGAAGCTGCTATCTTTGGGTGTTATGGTTTTGATCTAGACAAACATATTCACATATGGTTTACATGTAGTATAAAGATATTATTGACATAAACTCTTACTTtttctgtttatatatatatatatatatatatatatatatatatatcattgtatATGGAACCGTGCAGATGTTTATATGTGAGCGTCAAGTCCACCAACAAGGccattctttctctctctcttcgattATATGCAGTTTCTGAATGTTTTGTTAGCAATTGCGATGTTCTCCTTTTTGGCTAAAACATGAATATCCTGAATCACAGATCGGTACTCTTGCATCAATTCCACTGCTCTACTATAAATTTTGCAGGTTGTCATAACCTTGTCATGgtgttttgtattttgattgttCCAAATGCACAAAGCAACAATTGCAAAAGTTTCAATCAAGTGGTCttcttttatttggaaaatacCAATCATTAGATGACATAAAGGCACAAATCTTTCCCCACAAACTTTTATTagatcttttaaaatttttatgaacaCTGTTTTGActagaagatttttttaattaattgaaagttttaatattaaaGTTTCATTTAAAGCTAACTATTTTAGTAATTTCATTtgacatatatttaatataaaaaaggaaaCCATCGTTTCAACTTGGACTttacaaaatattattaaagtgtTGGGCTAACttaattgaatttgaaattatccCAACTTATAGAAGCACGTACATGTGCTAGGTCTATGGGCCTAAACTTACATGTTCTCCCAACCATCACCCGTTATCATCACTGTCATTATGTGTGTTTGGGTTATTTCAAAGTTTTAGGGATATTTTACTCCTTTTAAATGTTTttgaggggtattttggttatttattgACTTGCACCCAACACCTTGACCAAACTGGTTTGGACTTTCCAATATGTTCTTGGGAAACAAATGGAATAACAAAAGAATCAGAAAAAATGCAGATTGAAGGGGGGAAAAGTACtaatatttataatacaaaactaagatatacacttttttttttaaggttttgagggtatttcgataatttttttttaggtttcggaggaattacaatatttttttaggctataagggtatttcagtcattttttagatttcaaggtcactttggtcattttttaagtttcaaggtCATTCGGTCATATTTTAGGTTCTAagagtatttatatatatatttttagttgtttaggttttaagggtatttttgttaaatattcGTCAATTATTGGGTGGATTGGGTTAGGTTGGGTACGATTATATCATATATGATGTTAGTAATAGTGTAATACTTAATGTGACAatagaactgtcaaatgtgagtaaacaaaaaaaataaggaaaccgtcaaatatgacaaaaatacGATtatatgtgatgttgaaactacTTAATGTGATGatagaaccatcaaatgtgagtaaaaaaaaataaaagaaccgctaaatgtgacaaaagtgcGGTCAGTTGTAATATTGACACTGCCCAATGTAACCCTGAAAAAGTTTTGTTGTAGTATGGTATGTCTATAGTAGTAGGTCAGTTTGCAATTTGCACCCAACATCCTAATTAAACTAATTTAGACTTACCATTATGTTCTTGGAAAACAATGGAATAACAAAAGAATTAGAAATGGAATAACAAGAGAAGAGACTTGATGCAAAGACATTATGATTGAAATGATAAactatggagagagagagagagagagagagagagagagaaccatgTCTTTAACAGGAATTGAAGGGTTTAAGGATTTTAGtgatttaataaataaataaaattgtgtataatGACTCTTGCATCCAGTTTTGCTCCTTAACTACTAAAGAGATTTCAAAAGGaatgaatatatttatttgagaTATTATATGAGTAAGACAATTGGAGAGGCAATTGGCATTTTTCCGTCAATAGATAAAGAAATTAAgcattgtatt
This genomic interval carries:
- the LOC142620952 gene encoding MLP-like protein 43 gives rise to the protein MPVFRRLETEVAAKAPAYKFHEVNSKRIHETAKICPKYFQKIDLKEGEWGGEGSVTCWYFVIDGKAVMSREILEKVDNENQSVTYNVIGGVLKETYQSFKFIVQAIPKDEGSLVRWTLIYEKLNVDVPDPNAMLQFGIDVTAEIDAYLMQEELEKKTIA